Proteins encoded within one genomic window of Dehalococcoidia bacterium:
- a CDS encoding 3-oxoacyl-ACP reductase family protein, producing the protein MSEKRLEGQVAVVTGASRGIGRACAEELAREGATVVINYNQSPEPAEQLAKQVNDAGGKAMTFKAHVGNADEAKALVDKAVETYGQIDILVNNAGVNRDRTLKRLSVAEWDEVISTDLSSAFYCTSAAVPHMTERNYGRIIVMSSIIGQMGNVGQSNYAAAKAGLIAFAKSAAKELARNNITVNAMCPGFVETDMVIALSDDVKKNLLSQIPLGRFGKPEEVAAFVRFLCTEGDWITGQQFNPNGGQYM; encoded by the coding sequence ATGTCGGAGAAGCGTCTCGAAGGCCAGGTGGCCGTCGTCACGGGTGCGTCGCGCGGGATCGGTCGCGCCTGCGCGGAAGAACTGGCGCGCGAGGGTGCGACGGTCGTCATCAATTACAACCAGAGCCCCGAACCGGCCGAGCAGCTCGCGAAGCAGGTCAACGACGCCGGCGGCAAGGCGATGACCTTCAAGGCGCACGTCGGGAATGCGGACGAAGCGAAGGCGCTCGTCGACAAGGCGGTCGAGACGTACGGCCAGATCGACATCCTGGTGAACAACGCCGGCGTCAACCGCGACCGCACGTTGAAGCGGCTGTCCGTCGCCGAGTGGGACGAGGTGATCAGCACGGACCTCAGCAGCGCCTTCTACTGTACGTCGGCGGCGGTGCCGCACATGACGGAGCGCAACTACGGCCGCATCATCGTCATGTCGAGCATCATCGGGCAGATGGGGAACGTCGGGCAGTCGAACTACGCGGCTGCGAAGGCGGGGCTGATCGCGTTCGCGAAGTCGGCGGCGAAGGAACTCGCGCGCAATAACATCACGGTCAATGCGATGTGCCCGGGGTTCGTCGAGACGGACATGGTGATCGCGCTGAGCGACGACGTGAAGAAAAACCTGCTGTCGCAGATCCCGCTGGGCCGCTTCGGCAAGCCGGAGGAAGTCGCCGCATTCGTCCGCTTCCTGTGTACGGAGGGCGACTGGATCACGGGGCAGCAGTTCAACCCCAACGGCGGCCAGTACATGTAA
- a CDS encoding VOC family protein, giving the protein MARITSLLFIVPVRDLDRAARFYKDAFDLEVIFRNEGIAFVGIPGTETSMGLLLDPEHAGAGPQNIGMHVDHAVGLDAAIRDVEAAGGKVIERGEHAPEVPFARIEDIDGNVLEI; this is encoded by the coding sequence ATGGCACGAATCACGTCTCTGCTGTTCATCGTGCCGGTGCGCGACCTCGACCGGGCGGCGCGCTTCTACAAGGATGCCTTCGACCTGGAAGTGATCTTCCGCAACGAAGGCATCGCGTTCGTCGGTATCCCGGGCACGGAGACGTCGATGGGGCTGCTGCTCGATCCGGAGCACGCCGGCGCCGGGCCGCAGAACATCGGCATGCACGTCGACCACGCCGTCGGCCTCGATGCGGCGATCCGGGACGTCGAAGCGGCGGGCGGCAAGGTGATCGAGCGCGGCGAGCACGCGCCGGAAGTACCGTTTGCGCGCATCGAGGACATCGACGGCAACGTGCTGGAGATTTAG
- the ruvA gene encoding Holliday junction branch migration protein RuvA, with protein sequence MPLARLRGIVEEKGADWVIVGVGGIGLVASVPSTAADDLAVGRQAALFTYLHVREDALTLYGFTSRDELRLFEQLIGVSGVGPRAALGLLSALDGPRLATAIASGQTDLLRKVPGVGQKTAERLVLELRDKVAVPDDLPPPSLTKQGERQADADLVAALMGLGYTQMEAQNAAERLPDAGEASLEERVRSVLQSLAPR encoded by the coding sequence ATGCCGCTAGCGCGCCTGCGCGGCATCGTCGAGGAGAAGGGCGCTGACTGGGTGATCGTCGGCGTCGGCGGCATCGGCCTCGTCGCGTCCGTACCGTCGACGGCCGCCGACGATCTGGCGGTCGGCCGGCAGGCTGCGCTCTTCACGTATCTTCACGTCCGCGAGGACGCGCTCACGCTGTACGGCTTCACGTCGCGCGACGAGCTACGTCTGTTCGAGCAGCTGATCGGCGTCAGCGGCGTCGGGCCGCGTGCCGCGTTAGGCCTCTTGTCCGCGCTCGATGGCCCGAGGCTCGCGACGGCGATCGCCTCCGGCCAGACCGACCTGCTGCGCAAGGTGCCCGGCGTCGGCCAGAAGACCGCCGAGCGGCTCGTGCTCGAGCTGCGCGACAAAGTCGCTGTACCCGACGACCTGCCGCCGCCATCGCTGACGAAGCAGGGCGAACGCCAGGCCGACGCCGATCTCGTCGCCGCGCTAATGGGTCTCGGCTACACGCAGATGGAAGCCCAAAACGCCGCCGAACGATTACCGGACGCCGGCGAGGCTTCGTTGGAGGAGCGCGTCAGGAGCGTCCTCCAGTCGTTGGCGCCGCGGTAA